The Medicago truncatula cultivar Jemalong A17 chromosome 7, MtrunA17r5.0-ANR, whole genome shotgun sequence genome includes the window TAAGGTCCAGAGTACAAACTTACATTTAAACATTTAAGGTCCAGTTTACAATGTTACCTTGAACCGTAACCTCAACAAGTAGTCACAACTATGGACTTAATTGAACCTTCCTCAATTAAAGAACATAGAAactttgttttgtgttttctctAGGATATGACATCTAGTTGTGAGATGCTTTGACTTATTTCAGTCTTATCGTTAGATGAAGCATGGTTCATCTCTATGTCCTTTTTGGTTTAAGTTACATCATCATTATATACAAAGAATTTGGCaataacaagaaagaaaaagaagttgaCAACACTTATCAAGGCCAAAAAAGcataataataatctaaatgTGAGATATTTAGATTATCCAAAATCCAACCTTTATGACCATGTTTACTTGTGAGACGAGCAACAtttgataaaagaaaagtaCTCAAGTAATTTCCCATGCTAATGGTTGTTGAATAATATGATGTTCCAAGGCTTTTCGTTGATTCAGGTGCTTGATCGTAGAAGAACTCTGTCTTAGCAATTTCCACAAACGTATCAGCAATCCCCATCAAAGCGAAATGAGGGACAAGAATGAAAATAGAAAGAGGGGTTGTAGCGAGCTTGCCTAAAAGATTGTGTTCTCTTGCAACACTGAGTCTCTTCCTCTCTATAAGACACGAAACAACCATTACAATGACGTGAAACACAACGCCAATTCCTAGTCTTTGTAGCATTGTAATTCCTCTTGGATTCTGTGTAGCGTCGGATAAtaggaacaaaaacaaaatcatagaTTACAATGCTTATAACCATGAAAATATGTACAAATGCTATGAGACTTGCTGGAGGGACTTTAAAATGAGCTCCCATTCTCCTGTCTAGAGTAGTGCCTTGTTTGACGAAGAGTGTGTTTGTTTGAGCAAAAATTGTGCTTGGAATACATGATGCAATCAATATAGGGATCATTTTTgtcatttgttttgtttcctCAATTTGTGTCACAGTACAAAGCATCCATGGTGAAGTTTGGTCGGTCTTCACTGCAGCTTTGTCAAGGAATCTACAAACATTTGTACATGTTATAACTATATACTTATGATGATTTCACCTTAGATTGAACTCAAGTCTGGTGTCCGACACATGTTAGCATCCAACACTAACACGACATTCACATTAcatgattacattcaatcacttcaatttttcaaaaaatcattacTAGTGTCTTTGTGTCAGAGTCGTGTTTGATATTTGTGTATGTGTGTCAGACTTTCGGTGCTTGATAGATAAATGTAAGACTTTCGGTGCTTGATAGATAATAAATTTATGTGACATgaaaaaacaaactaatttATGCAGTGAAACTTTAAGTGGTAAGAAATAGTACTAAAAACTAACCTCAATGAAGAGCTGTGATTAATTCTATACCTTCCTTTACTAGTATTATACTCTTCAATGCTCACCTCATGCAACTCTTTTGGATCATTTGGGACATTTAAGTTCCACTTTCTCAAGGCAGCCACAAAAACTTGAACCATATATTCTGATTAAAGGGCTTCCAGAAGGTAATCTATGTCTATAAAGTGGTGTTCCAAACAAAAACACCAATGTTGAAAAAACAAGCAAGATGGTTGGAATCCCATAACCAAGGGCAAACCAACATTGTCTTGTATGTAGACTAATCCTGTTTCGGCTAAAATGCCTCCAGTTATAATGCAGAACACCCACCAATTGAAAAAGGAAAGTTTTTGGGACCTCTCTTTAGGCTCAAACTCATCAAATTGGTCGGCTCCAGGTGTGGAGATGTTGGGCTTAATCCCCCCGTGCCTGCTGCAATGATGTACaaagcaaagaagaaaataCCAATTTGTAGTGATGAAGCTTTTTGGCAATCATTGTCTTCTATCCCTTGAGAACAAGGTGGTGGTCTCAGCATTGGTAGTGACACTGCAAGAGTCAATAAACACATTCCctgcaggaaaaaaaaaaaagacttgtcACTTTTATACTTACatatatgactaaaaagattTGCAACTGCAATTTGAATGATGCATTGAGATTTTTTAAGTCACATCGACTCCAATAAATGAGATATCATGTCCATGAGATGTCAATTTAgtagtaaaaatttattttttgtcactTTAAATGACATATTTTAAAGAGAGCTGCTATATGCAGCGAAGAAATACTTCCCGAATGTATCCTGAAGTGACGtgtacaatatatatatatatatatatatatatatatatatatatatatatatatatatatatatatatatatatatatatatatattgaggtGAAGATTTAAATTCCGATTTTTGTGGAATAAAGGGTGGATGGTACTTCAATTAACCAATCACAGCAATTCGCAATGAGTTTGGGAAGCGCTTCTTCGCTGTGTTtagcatttttatattttaaattccatTGAAGATGGTTTTAAAAAGGATTAATGAGACTATATTAGCCGTATTTAATTAAGATTTTCTACAATATCAAATATTGTATATATGGCGAAAATTCAAAATCTTAGAATTGAATAtcttaccaaaaaataaatgccAGTTGATACGACAAAGGTCCAATATCGGCCAAGATAGGCGTCGGCTATGTAAGCCCCAATAACTGGCACGATCTCAACTGTACTTGCCCAGTTAGTGACATTGTTTGCAGATTTGACAGTACGTACCCTGATGGAGCTTCTTTGTTAGATACAACACTAGATTTGATGATATCCCGAAGTATGACATCCTTTCAATCAGTTCACAGCCTATAACAAACACATGGATTTTTCGTATTTAAAAGGGATAATTGTTCACAGCCTATAACAAACACTAGATTAGATTGCTTTATGCCTTCGCCTTTTAGGCTTGACACTCAAGGGCGGTGTTCGGTACTAGGTATTCAGATTTAAGGAGGACCGACTGTGGGGCAAGGTTGAGGGCTACTTGTCCAAATACAACAACTCTAGAAGCCGACTAGGGATTCTAGACCGAGGATTGACCGTATGCAAGTTCATACCTAAGCCATGGCTATCATACTCGGTCGGTTGGATAAAGCACCAACGGTAAAAGACCCTCTTCATTCCAATGAGCCACACATTTGCAGTTTTTGTTGAACGTTAATTTATACAGTTAAGACAGGGAATTATATTTTCGAATGTTAGTTTCTTCAAACTAAGGTTATACATGAACTAATTGTCCAATtgcttgcaaaaaaaataaaaacaatactaGTTGCAATGTACGTCTTGTTTTATACTTTTGtcatttattcaaaatttgTCCGTTTCTCTATTCTTTATTGGTTACATTTCCTTTAAATTATTAGTGTGAGATGTCAGGTCACAAAATGTGCCAtaagttctttcaaaaaaaataaaattgtgtcaAGTTTTTTATACTGTATTATTGATATGAAATTTACCACATCTTCACCGAGGAACCTACAGAAAACACGAGATGAGTTCTTCTTTCTCAATCAAATTTTTGGTTGGTGTGCAAGCATTAGATATCAAAACCCTAACCATTTGTTTTAGTGGTTCAAATTTCTTACCACATGTAACAATCCTTAAGATCTGTCATAAGTTATAAgtgaacaaaaacaaatatgtgCCGATTAAATTGGATTTCGCCTAATATATTTAGAGATTTAGGATATGCACGACTTCCATATAAAACAAGAGAGTAACATGCATTGTGTATATGAATAGAGTCTGGGTCGAGTACTAAATAATAAATTCTTAAACTAGTAAGCTTGGTATCCTccaaaacttatttaaaaattatacatgtcaattttgttttgcttattttaatttgaaaagtATACGGtttaaatattcatttttaaaaaaagtcagAACAAAATCCAcgtttcttaaacaatttaaagTCGGTTAACTgacattacaattttttttgagaaagaaatagacattataaatttttttagtgaaaattGAACGGATGAAATTATTTAATAAGTCTTCTTCTacggattatttttttttatttaataagtcTTCTTCTACGGATTATTGATGAGACATAAATTTGTAATTTAGCCCCCAGTTCTCACCCTGTTCcatgaacatttttttaataaatctttCACGACCTTGAATTTGTCAAAGCATGACATTTTAGAGGAGTCATTGAACTCAAATTGTTAATAAGTTCTATTAAGAtaaagagaaatgctagcaacattcacTTTTCAACATTCTCTAtagcactcactcttttattgaataaaattaatgtatgtTTCACCACTTTgtgttggttcaatttttaaaatgtagACCCACaataatttaaatcaataagagagtgagtgttaaagagagtgttcaaaagagaaTGTTGTTAGCATTGCTCTTAGATAAATTGTATAGGAGAACTTGATTTTGATGACAAAATAGGTTTTACTTACCTTATGTTGAACTCTGCGTTATTAGAGTCCCTTTATCTTGAAAACCGGATGATTAATAGTaataaatgacattttttatttttaatcacatctttattttatatttttttgtctctgTTTATTTGTTTCTCCTCCTCAtttcttttttgtctttctctatttatgtttttatttttatttttaaatttgctATTGTGATAGCTCTACTTTTTGATTGTTGTTTTCTATTCGTCAATTTACTaaacttataattaaaaactatGAATGAAGAGGAGTTGACAAGTTTTGTTTGATTGCGCAAAGCGCCCAAAATTTTACATTGGTGCACAAAATACCTCTGAAATTTAGAATAACAAAGCAGATTGGTCCTTGTGATCAACAATTTTTCTTGACTCTATtgtataaagtctagataatTGACTTTGAATGATGGTGATGGCCTAAACTCATGTTTTCAAATGAAAACAATATCGGGGACTCGTTTATGGCTCCATCTCTGGTGGGAGATCTGAATAGGCTCCTACGGTAGGagacatagttttttttttgtgtttttggtaAAAATGAATATGAAATGATTGATCAACCTTTGGATTATAAAAGTCTACGAGTCTTACTATATCCTATCAACCctcaataatttcttttatttcatcATAATTGTCTCTCTCCTATCATCTctgcattttttctttttctctcttgacAATTCAGATCTGCAGCAACCACCAACAAAGGAGCTTGGATCATCGATGGTCTAGTGGCAAGAAACATGCTTGAATGGAGGGGATGTTGAAAAATCTGCACCAAACAATGTGGGATGAAGAAAAATGCTCTCattaattgttgaaagatttgcTTTTTGGTAGTAATTTTTATGGGGTGTGTTCTTGATTGCAGATGTAATATTTTCTCTTGAGTGTATATAAAAGTGTGAATCTTGTTATTGCTTTGTTCTTTATTGGATATCAAagatttgttcttttatttttttaatttatttatgaaagtGTGAATCCTTCTTTAAGTTCATGCCATATCTTGTCACTAATTTTTCAGACACATGGACAATTAGTTTAATATAATGTTAGATTGAACTAGAACAGTGAAGGCCAATATTGAATTTACATGACTGATAAATGTGCAGtgaatattattgatattgtgGAGGAAAAAAACAGAGGTGGAGAATGAGATTGGAAGGGGTGAATGAACAGTGATCTGAGAGGGATTGGAATGGAAGGACCGATGTTGTGGCTGTCTCATATAACTCAACTAGTGGGAGACAAAAATAATCAAGTGCATTTTGCTTATAGTATAATCTAGTGGGCTTGATGAATCTAGTGGTTTTAAAAGGTCATGTACCGGTAGGAGATCTATTAAGGTCTCTCACCCTAGACAGAGCCCTCGTTTATTGGTCAAATGTTTAGTTTacgtttgtcaaaaaaaaaaaagagtttagtTTACTTATTTTACCCTTTAGAGCGAACTTAAAACACGAGTCATGctaataattaagaaaaatgttacatagacaccctttattatcatacacccttgtacatTCTATCCACcgggaagagagaagaggagatgaaagagaaagtgttCTTGTGTGGAGTCCACGTGccacgtgtcagatttttgtatGGGTATCAAGtggtgtattgccacctaaggtTGTCTATGTATCATAACTCAACAATTAAGGCACTTGTTAAGGAGACAGACTATAAGTAGAAATTTATTATTGgaaataacaatttttaaactttaaaaaagttgaatacaCACTTTCCAAAAGAATAATACAATATTGGTTTTCCTTAAAACATGATCAATATGAACTCAACAACCATTTCTATTAACTTACCTACAGGAGGACTACATTCCAAGCTCTTAAGTAAATATTACACTTTTGAAGAATCTTAAACCCGTGAACTTAATTCTTTGTCAAGTTCATATTTCCCCTAGGAGTTgacaatttattttagaattgttCTGAGATGGAGCAGGGTTTTTCTCCAAGCTTGGATTGTTTTGCCTTACATCATTATAAACATAGAACTTGGCAACAAATATGAAGCATATGAGGTTGAGTAAGCTTAATACTACCATGAAAGCATAATAGTAATCTAAACGAGAGATGTTTAGATTATTCAAAATCCAACCTTTGTGACCATGTCTTTGAGTGATATCAGCAACAGTTGACAGAATGAAGGCACTAACAAAACCTCCCAAACCCAAGCTTGTTGTGGAAAGTGATGCTCCAAGACTTTTCATGCCTTCTGGTGCTTGATCATAAAAAAACTCCATCTTAGCAATTTCAACAAAGCTATCAGCAACCCCTGCTAAAGCAAATTGAGGAAAGAGAGCGAAAATAGTAAGAGGTAGTGTATCATGCAGGCCTAAGAGGTTGTTTTCTCTTGCAACATTGAGTCTCTTCCTCTCAACCAAACTTGCAATAAGCATCACAATAACGTGCAATGTAAGGCCAACTCCTAGTCTCTGTAGGATTGTGATCCCTCTAGGGTTCTTTGTATAGGACCTAATCACAGGAACAAAAGCACGATCATAGACTACAATGCTTATCAGCATGAAGATAACTATAACTGCTAGGAGACTTGCCGCTGGGATTGCAAAATGGGGTCCCATTCTTCTATCAAGTGTGGTACCTTGTTTAATGAAGAGTGTGAATGATTGCATTACCATGGTGCTTGGAATAATTGTTATAATCAAAATAGGTATCAGTTTAATCATTTGCTTGGTTTCCTCAACTTGTGTCACTGTACATAGCATCCATGATGAAGTTTGGCCAGTTGTTACAGCTGCTTTGTCAAGGATTCTGCAAACACATAAATGGGAGAAATATGTAATTAAAATGAGTCCTATTGAAAACGAAACTTGAATCGATAAAAAGTAATTCGATTCAACCTCAAGAAAGATGTGTGTTCAATTTTGTTTCTAGCGTTACATGCATACTCTTCTATACTTAGCTCATGTAACAGTTTTGGATCATTTGGAACATGCGTCTTCCATTTTCTCATAGCAGCCACAAAGACTTGAAGCATCCTTGTTATAGGGCTGCCTGAGGGAAATCTATGCCTATAAAATGGCGTTCCTACAAAAAACGTTATTATTGAAACAGCAAGGCCAATGGTTGGAAGTCCGTATCCGAGGCCCCAACCCACATTGTCTTGTATGTAAACCAAGATAGTGCTGGAAAAAAGCATGCCGATTAAAATGCTAGAAAACCACCAATTGAAAAAAGAGAGCTTATAGAATCTCTCTTTGGTATCAAACTCGTCAAATTGGTCTGCTCCCAGAGTAGAAATGTTGGCCTTGGTTCCACCATTGCCTAGAGAAATGGTGTATAAGGCAAGGAAGAAAACACCCTTTTGCAATGGTGTCGCCTTGAGGCAATTCTCACCAACGATGCCTTCTGTACATGGTGGTGGGCTCAATGATGGTAGTGAAACTGCTAGAGTCAACAAACACATCCCCTGagtgaaaagaaaacaaaaatcatgtcAAGCATAAATAATGCATCGAGATAACATAGAATAAAGTTAGTGATGCATGTATTTCAAAATCCTTATCTCACATTCATACCAAGAGATAAATGCACGATGCAACTACAAAGGTCCAGTATCGACCAAGATATGCATCAGCTACGTAAGCTCCTACAAGTGGCATCATCCAAACTGAACCCGCCCAATTGCTAACGTTGTTTGAAGATTCCACAGTACCCTCATGATGCTGATTTGTCAAATACACCACTAAGTTTGAAGCTATCCCAAAGTAAGCCATCCTCTCAAACATTTCATACCCTATAAATTTAACTTACACATAAATGCATTATAACATATTCATAAGTGTTATAATAggtaaaaacaataaaatgagaAGGTAAAATATTATGTTACTGAAAAAAGCTGAAACTCTGAAACagttcatacttattttaaaaaactgaaaaatccAACACAATCAAACATATCTTAAGCATTCAAAATTATgtgttggtaaaaaaaacacacaattaTGTTAAGTCCCTTAAAATAATGGTTAAGTAATTTTACCTACTATAAAAGAGCAAGCTTTCCATCTTCCGGTCTTTGATCTTAAAACCGGTTTACCTTGTAGACTTACTGTGCCATCTTGCGTGTAATCATTGTCTTGTCCTTTTTCTTCAACCACTTCCATGATTCCCTAGCTAAGGTAGAAATCTTACTAATGaaattatttgagtttattcTTGTGAAAAAACTAAGGTAGAATAGAAATCTCAAGGGATATTTGAAAGAATAATCCGCAATTTGTTTTTTGCCTCTTGCTATTTTCGTAATTCGGTGGTGTTTACCTCTTCGACCAGGCTATTGTGGTATTAGAAGTGGACGTGAGATTAATATGGTCACAAAAGGTCACTAGCTTATAAACTGAAATTAAATTATGGATCAAAATGTCTTTTTGGCTTTTGCAAGAGATCAATGTCTTTTTGGTCATTCTATATTGGAAAATAACAAGTGCTCTATGACAAAgtttaaaatggaaattttattttgaaatttgtgtattcacatattcaaacatcaaaaaataactttttctatatGAAAGTTATCAattgttagcaagacccttttaTATTCCCTTTCGGATACTCTCAATGCAATTTATGTGGGGTCCAGTTATTGCCACATGGTCATAATGCATGCAAAGAcatgttacatttgtatatggtgaaaaatggaaaaatgcaTGTAATAACAAGTTGCAAGATGCATGAAATGCAAATAATGTCTTGTTGCCCAATGATTTATTCATTGTTTGCATGTAACCCTTCAAAGTAGTCGATGGTCATTcttatttcttaatatatgtttgtttttaagttagCTTTTAAATTAAAGCGTCACAATGCAAGCTAGTGTAAGAGTTCACTCCAATTTGTTGTGGTTAATGTTTATACATAATATTCATTAACCACAATTTGTGTTTAAATATATACTTAAAAATTGTGGTTaatgtttgacaaaaaaaaattcgtgGTTAATGACGTTTAAAATCATGGTTAATTATGTTGAGTGCATAGTTAATGAGTTGCCCCACAAGTCACAGATATGGACACTGAGGTGAACCTTTATTTGCATTTTCAATAGGCTCTTTACAAGAACAGAGAAACCTTATAGGGTTTTCTCTAGGATTTGGCATCTAGTTGTAAGATACTTGACTTATTTCAGCCTTATGTTTAGATGAATTAGGGTTCATCTCTAAGTCCATCTTGGTCCGTGTTACATCATCATTATATACAAAGAATTTGGCAATAACAAAGAAGCAAATGAAATTGACAGCACTCAACAAGGCCAAAAATGCATAATAATAATCTATACGCGAGACATTTAGATTATTCAAAATCCAACCCTTATGACCATTTTTACTTGTGAGATCAGCAACAATTGATAGAAGAAAAGTACTCAAAAAATTCCCAATGCTCAAAGTTGTTGTGGCGTATGATGTTCCAAGACTTTTCATGGATTCTGGCGCTTGATCGTAAAAAAACTCTAGCTTAGCAATATCCACAAACGTATCAGCAATCCCCATCAAAGCGAATTGAGGGACGAGAATGAAAATAGTAAGTGGTATTGTATCGAGCGGGCCTAAAAGATTGTTTTCTCTTGCAACACTGAGTCTCTTTCTCTCGATAAGGCATGCAACAATCATTACAATGACGTGCATCACAAGGCCAATTCCTAGTCTCTGTAGCATTGTGATCCCTCTAGGATTCTTCGTGTAGCGTCGGATTACTGGAACAAAGACTCGATCGTAGATTACAACACTTATCAGCATGAAGATATTTACAAATGCTATGAGACATGCTGGAGGTATTTCAAAATGAGCTCCCATTCCCCTATCTAGAGTTGTGCCTTGTCTGATGAAGAGCGTGGTTGTTTGAGATATAATGGTGCTTGGAATACATGTTGTAATCAATACAGGTAACatttttgtcatttgtttgGTTTCTTCAATTTGTGTCACAGTACAAAGCATCCATGGTGAAGTTTGGCCAGTCTTCACAGCAGCTTTGTCAAGGAATCTGCAAGAATTTGTCAATGCTATTGTTATCAGTTCAAAGAATAAAGATACAAGAAACGCAAACAAAGAACATGCAATATTTAACAACGTAGTTCAGTCAATTGTGACTACGTCTCTAATTATAGAGTGGTTGCAGTtcctttgtattattttaaacttAAGGTTTACATTGTATAACTTGTATTTAAATATTACGGTCTAGATTACAGCATTACCTCTATACTACACCGCTTATTAGACACCAATATGTGTCGTACACTTAACCCATCTTCAATCTATGGTGTTGGTGATACATGTGTGATAAATCATATGTCTATGTGTCAGTGCCAGGGTCGTGTCTGATATTTGTGTCTGTGCTTCGTAGTTAATAAGTTTGTGacatgaaaaaacaaattagtGCAATGAAATTTGAAGTGGTAAAACTAATAAAGGTTTATGAATTATACTAACCTTAGTGAAGAACTGTGATTAATTCTATACCTTCCTTTACTAGTATACTCTTCAATGCTCACCTCATGTAGCTCTTTTGAATCAATTGGGACATTTAACTTCCACTTTCTCATAGCAGCAACAAAGACTTGAACCATTCTAGTTAAAGGACTTCCAGAAGGTAATCTATGCCTATAAAGTGGAGTACCTAACACAAACACCAATATGGAAACAACAAGCAATATGGTTGGAATCCCATAGCCAAGGGCAAAACCAACATTGTCTTGTATGTAAACCAATATTGTTTGAGCTGAAATGGTTCCAATTAAAATGTAAAACACCCACCAATTGTAGAATGAAAGTTTTTGGGACCTCTCTTTAGGCTCAAACTCATCAAATTGGTCTGCTCCAATGGTGGAAATGTTGGGCTTAGTTCCCCCTGTGCCTGCTGCAATGATGTACaaagcaaagaagaaaataCCAATTTGTAGCGATGAAGCTTTTTGGCAATCCTTGTCTGCTATCCCTTGAGCACATGCTGGTGGTCTCAACATTGGTAGTGATACTGTTAGAGTTAATAAACACATACcctacataaaaaaaatcaaagacatGTCATGTTTACTTgctaaaatacaaaataagactaaaacaaaaatttctagTGGAGTTGAACAAAGCTTTATTAGAAGGTTGCAACCGGATTCGAGTGtttcaaaatgatttttgatgTCGTTTTAACGTCAATTAATTTGATCTTGTAATTTCAAAGGATGGAATTCAAATTCATAGTTGTAAAATAGATCAAAGAAACGATAATAACCGTATTTAGTTATGATATGTTACAATATCAAAGATCACTTGTACAACAGAAATT containing:
- the LOC11437945 gene encoding protein NRT1/ PTR FAMILY 5.2, giving the protein MEVVEEKGQDNDYTQDGTVSLQGKPVLRSKTGRWKACSFIVGYEMFERMAYFGIASNLVVYLTNQHHEGTVESSNNVSNWAGSVWMMPLVGAYVADAYLGRYWTFVVASCIYLLGMCLLTLAVSLPSLSPPPCTEGIVGENCLKATPLQKGVFFLALYTISLGNGGTKANISTLGADQFDEFDTKERFYKLSFFNWWFSSILIGMLFSSTILVYIQDNVGWGLGYGLPTIGLAVSIITFFVGTPFYRHRFPSGSPITRMLQVFVAAMRKWKTHVPNDPKLLHELSIEEYACNARNKIEHTSFLRILDKAAVTTGQTSSWMLCTVTQVEETKQMIKLIPILIITIIPSTMVMQSFTLFIKQGTTLDRRMGPHFAIPAASLLAVIVIFMLISIVVYDRAFVPVIRSYTKNPRGITILQRLGVGLTLHVIVMLIASLVERKRLNVARENNLLGLHDTLPLTIFALFPQFALAGVADSFVEIAKMEFFYDQAPEGMKSLGASLSTTSLGLGGFVSAFILSTVADITQRHGHKGWILNNLNISRLDYYYAFMVVLSLLNLICFIFVAKFYVYNDVRQNNPSLEKNPAPSQNNSKINCQLLGEI
- the LOC11421681 gene encoding protein NRT1/ PTR FAMILY 5.2, which codes for MTMLGENGKEDYTEDGTVDLKGRPVLRSNTGRWRACSFIVGYEMIERMAYYGIASNLVLYLTKKLHEGTVKSSNHVTNWVGTVWIMPAIGAYIADAYLGRYWTFVISSGIYFLGMCLLTLTVSLPMLRPPACAQGIADKDCQKASSLQIGIFFFALYIIAAGTGGTKPNISTIGADQFDEFEPKERSQKLSFYNWWVFYILIGTISAQTILVYIQDNVGFALGYGIPTILLVVSILVFVLGTPLYRHRLPSGSPLTRMVQVFVAAMRKWKLNVPIDSKELHEVSIEEYTSKGRYRINHSSSLRFLDKAAVKTGQTSPWMLCTVTQIEETKQMTKMLPVLITTCIPSTIISQTTTLFIRQGTTLDRGMGAHFEIPPACLIAFVNIFMLISVVIYDRVFVPVIRRYTKNPRGITMLQRLGIGLVMHVIVMIVACLIERKRLSVARENNLLGPLDTIPLTIFILVPQFALMGIADTFVDIAKLEFFYDQAPESMKSLGTSYATTTLSIGNFLSTFLLSIVADLTSKNGHKGWILNNLNVSRIDYYYAFLALLSAVNFICFFVIAKFFVYNDDVTRTKMDLEMNPNSSKHKAEISQVSYN